A part of Micromonospora chersina genomic DNA contains:
- the ffh gene encoding signal recognition particle protein, translating to MFDTLSDRLSGIFTKLRGKGRLTDADIDATAREIRMALLEADVALPVVKGFIANVKERARSAEVSEALNPAQQIIKIVNEELINVLGGEGRRLQFAKHPPTVIMLAGLQGSGKTTLAGKLARWLKAQGHQPLLVAADLQRPNAVGQLQVLGGRAGVEVYAPEPGNGVGNPVQVARDSIEHAKRAARDIVIVDTAGRLGIDAEMMQQAADIRDAVQPDEVIFVIDAMVGQDAVRTAEAFRDGVGITGVVLSKLDGDARGGAALSVREVTGQPILFASTGEKLEDFDVFHPDRMASRILGMGDVLTLIEQAEAAFDADQKEKMTAKLMGGEQFTLEDFLDQLIAVRRMGPIANVLAMMPGMGQMKDQLAELDDKHFDRVTAIIRSMTPAERTTPKIINGSRRARIAAGSGVTVMDVNQLLNRFADAQKMMKQMGGMMGLPGGGRRKATKSPKNKRKGTKGGGRPRTGAGVPGGFPGGMPQLPPGLDPGDLAGGQGLPPGFKLPKIDFNKLGKGGDKGPR from the coding sequence GTGTTTGACACCTTGAGTGACCGCCTGTCCGGGATCTTCACCAAGCTCCGCGGCAAGGGTCGGCTCACCGACGCCGACATCGACGCCACCGCGCGCGAGATCCGCATGGCGCTGCTGGAGGCCGACGTCGCCCTGCCGGTGGTCAAGGGCTTCATCGCGAACGTCAAGGAGCGGGCGCGCAGCGCCGAGGTCTCCGAGGCGCTGAACCCGGCCCAGCAGATCATCAAGATCGTCAACGAGGAGCTGATCAACGTCCTCGGCGGCGAGGGGCGGCGGCTCCAGTTCGCCAAGCACCCGCCGACCGTGATCATGCTGGCCGGCCTCCAGGGTTCCGGTAAGACCACCCTCGCCGGCAAGCTGGCCCGCTGGCTCAAGGCCCAGGGCCACCAGCCGCTGCTTGTCGCCGCCGACCTCCAGCGCCCCAACGCCGTCGGGCAGCTGCAGGTGCTCGGCGGCCGGGCCGGCGTCGAGGTGTACGCCCCGGAGCCCGGCAACGGCGTCGGCAACCCCGTGCAGGTCGCGCGCGACTCGATCGAGCACGCCAAGCGGGCCGCCCGGGACATCGTCATCGTCGACACCGCCGGCCGGCTCGGCATCGACGCCGAGATGATGCAGCAGGCCGCCGACATCCGCGACGCGGTCCAGCCCGACGAGGTCATCTTCGTCATCGACGCGATGGTCGGCCAGGACGCGGTCCGCACCGCCGAGGCGTTCCGCGACGGCGTCGGCATCACCGGCGTGGTCCTCTCCAAGCTCGACGGCGACGCCCGCGGCGGTGCCGCGCTGTCGGTCCGGGAGGTCACCGGGCAGCCGATCCTCTTCGCCTCCACCGGCGAGAAGTTGGAGGACTTCGACGTCTTCCACCCCGACCGGATGGCCAGCCGGATCCTCGGCATGGGCGACGTCCTCACTCTGATCGAGCAGGCCGAGGCGGCCTTCGACGCCGATCAGAAGGAGAAGATGACCGCCAAGCTGATGGGCGGTGAGCAGTTCACCCTGGAGGACTTCCTCGACCAGCTCATCGCGGTCCGGCGGATGGGCCCGATCGCCAACGTGCTGGCCATGATGCCCGGCATGGGGCAGATGAAGGACCAGCTCGCCGAGCTGGACGACAAGCACTTCGACCGGGTCACCGCGATCATCCGCTCGATGACCCCGGCCGAGCGCACCACCCCGAAGATCATCAACGGCTCCCGCCGGGCCCGCATCGCTGCCGGCTCCGGGGTCACCGTCATGGACGTGAACCAGCTGCTCAACCGCTTCGCCGACGCGCAGAAGATGATGAAGCAGATGGGCGGCATGATGGGCCTCCCCGGTGGCGGCCGGCGCAAGGCCACCAAGTCGCCGAAGAACAAGCGCAAGGGCACGAAGGGCGGCGGGCGGCCGCGCACCGGCGCCGGCGTGCCGGGCGGCTTCCCGGGCGGCATGCCGCAGCTCCCGCCGGGCCTCGACCCGGGCGACCTGGCCGGCGGCCAGGGCCTGCCCCCGGGCTTCAAGCTTCCGAAGATCGACTTCAACAAGCTCGGCAAGGGCGGTGACAAGGGTCCCCGCTGA
- a CDS encoding response regulator transcription factor, whose translation MIRVLIADDQDLVRIGLRALVESEDDLTVVGEAADGLAAVEAARRERPDVVLMDVRMPGVDGIEATRRIVADPALAGTRVVVLTTFELDEYVFDALRHGASGFLTKDTRPAELLRAIRLVAEGEALLSPSVTRRVVREFATRPARVPRPHPRLGALTDREREVVGLVGEGLSNVEIAERLVVSPATARTHVSRAMVKLGARDRAQLVVFAYQSGLVAS comes from the coding sequence ATGATCCGGGTGCTGATCGCCGACGACCAGGACCTGGTCCGGATCGGGCTGCGCGCCCTCGTCGAGAGCGAGGACGACCTCACCGTGGTCGGCGAGGCCGCCGACGGGCTCGCCGCCGTCGAGGCGGCCCGCCGGGAACGCCCCGACGTGGTGCTCATGGACGTGCGGATGCCCGGCGTCGACGGCATCGAGGCGACCCGCCGGATCGTCGCCGACCCCGCGCTGGCCGGCACCCGGGTGGTCGTGCTGACCACCTTCGAGCTGGACGAGTACGTCTTCGACGCGCTCCGGCACGGCGCCAGCGGCTTCCTCACCAAGGACACCCGCCCGGCCGAGCTGCTGCGGGCCATCCGGCTGGTCGCCGAGGGGGAGGCCCTGCTGTCCCCGTCGGTGACCCGGCGGGTGGTGCGGGAGTTCGCCACCCGGCCGGCCCGGGTGCCCCGCCCGCACCCCCGGCTCGGCGCCCTCACCGACCGGGAACGCGAGGTGGTGGGCCTGGTCGGCGAGGGGCTGAGCAACGTCGAGATCGCCGAGCGGCTGGTGGTCAGCCCGGCCACCGCGCGGACCCACGTGAGCCGGGCCATGGTCAAGCTGGGCGCCCGGGACCGGGCCCAGCTCGTGGTCTTCGCGTACCAGTCGGGGCTGGTCGCGTCGTGA
- a CDS encoding sensor histidine kinase, giving the protein MDRERGDRGRRLLDGLVALALLVIGLAGTAPAGLNQGVEAGPAAYPLVVVAALAVAVRRRWPLATLAVVTAASTAYLVLGYPYGPILLSFFVAVYTVAAYRPARDAAVANGVALLVLLTHVFVGVRPPGLVGLMPAAAWVVVPFAVGVTVRLGRENAARSRTDEARRLADAERLRVAREVHDVVGHGLAAIHLQAEIALHLLARKPEQAEAALTAISRTSKEALDELRVTLTVVRRDEAADERAPAPGLAQLPQLRERLAGAGLPVTVEVDGSPRPLPVAVDLAAYRVVQEALTNVLRHAGPATATIRLRYAPTEVAVEVTDTGRGAAAPAGRADGYGLAGMRERVTALGGSFAAGPASAGGFRVSATLPVEEVT; this is encoded by the coding sequence GTGGACCGCGAACGTGGCGACCGGGGCCGCCGGCTCCTGGACGGCCTCGTCGCCCTGGCCCTGCTGGTGATCGGGCTGGCCGGCACCGCGCCGGCCGGCCTCAACCAGGGCGTGGAGGCCGGGCCGGCCGCGTACCCGCTGGTCGTGGTGGCCGCGCTCGCGGTGGCCGTCCGCCGGCGCTGGCCGCTTGCCACCCTGGCCGTGGTCACCGCGGCGAGCACCGCGTACCTGGTGCTCGGCTACCCGTACGGCCCGATCCTCCTGTCGTTCTTCGTCGCGGTCTACACGGTGGCCGCGTACCGGCCGGCGCGGGATGCGGCGGTGGCCAACGGCGTGGCGCTGCTCGTGCTGCTCACGCACGTCTTCGTCGGGGTGCGCCCGCCCGGCCTGGTCGGGCTCATGCCGGCCGCCGCGTGGGTGGTGGTGCCGTTCGCCGTGGGGGTCACCGTGCGGCTGGGCCGGGAGAACGCGGCGCGCAGCCGCACCGACGAGGCGCGCCGGCTGGCCGACGCCGAGCGGCTGCGGGTGGCGCGGGAGGTGCACGACGTGGTCGGGCACGGTCTCGCCGCCATCCACCTCCAGGCCGAGATCGCCCTGCACCTGCTGGCCCGCAAGCCCGAGCAGGCCGAGGCGGCGCTCACCGCGATCAGCCGGACCAGCAAGGAGGCGCTCGACGAGTTGCGGGTGACGCTGACCGTGGTCCGCCGCGACGAGGCCGCCGACGAGCGCGCCCCCGCGCCAGGGCTGGCCCAGCTCCCGCAGTTGCGCGAGCGGCTGGCCGGCGCCGGGCTCCCGGTCACCGTCGAGGTGGACGGGTCACCGCGCCCACTCCCGGTCGCCGTCGACCTGGCCGCGTACCGGGTGGTGCAGGAGGCGCTGACAAACGTGCTGCGGCACGCCGGACCGGCCACCGCCACGATCCGGTTGCGGTACGCGCCCACCGAGGTCGCCGTGGAGGTCACCGACACCGGCCGGGGCGCGGCCGCCCCGGCGGGCCGGGCCGACGGGTACGGGCTGGCCGGCATGCGGGAGCGGGTCACCGCGCTGGGCGGTTCGTTCGCCGCCGGCCCCGCCTCCGCCGGCGGCTTCCGGGTGTCCGCCACACTGCCCGTGGAGGAGGTCACATGA
- a CDS encoding ABC transporter permease, producing MSRSFRAETVKLVRRPATWLLLAITLVLSLIFTYVFPYAGVAGGTDGPNTDRGLPALLPDQLVGNSLGGLPVFLGAILLILGVLTVGGEYGWGTWKTVLTQGPTRLEVYAGKLLALAAAALAVVLAVFAVGAVASLLIASAEAQPVTWPSAGDLLTGIGAGWLIATMWAMLGAVLAVALRAVALPVGLGLVWMLAVQNLLAAIAAPLVDWVAKAQEGLPGPNAGSLVVALGAPRDVPGATTAVGGGQAAVVVAAYLVGFAAVGAVLLRRRDIG from the coding sequence ATGTCGCGTAGCTTCCGCGCCGAGACCGTCAAGCTGGTCCGGCGGCCGGCCACCTGGCTGCTGCTGGCCATCACGCTGGTGCTCTCGCTGATCTTCACCTACGTCTTCCCGTACGCCGGCGTCGCGGGCGGCACCGACGGGCCGAACACCGACCGGGGGCTGCCCGCGCTGCTCCCCGACCAGCTGGTCGGGAACTCCCTGGGCGGCCTGCCGGTCTTCCTCGGCGCGATCCTGCTGATCCTCGGCGTGCTCACTGTCGGCGGCGAGTACGGCTGGGGCACCTGGAAGACGGTGCTCACCCAGGGCCCGACGCGGCTGGAGGTGTACGCCGGCAAGCTGCTCGCCCTGGCCGCCGCCGCGCTGGCCGTGGTGCTCGCCGTCTTCGCGGTCGGCGCGGTGGCCAGCCTGCTCATCGCGTCCGCCGAGGCGCAGCCGGTGACCTGGCCGTCGGCCGGCGACCTGCTCACCGGGATCGGGGCGGGGTGGCTCATCGCGACGATGTGGGCCATGCTCGGTGCCGTGCTCGCCGTCGCGCTGCGTGCCGTGGCGTTGCCGGTCGGGCTGGGCCTGGTGTGGATGCTCGCGGTGCAGAACCTGCTCGCCGCGATCGCCGCGCCGCTTGTCGACTGGGTGGCGAAGGCGCAGGAGGGGCTGCCCGGGCCGAACGCCGGGTCGCTGGTCGTCGCGCTCGGCGCACCGCGCGACGTGCCGGGGGCCACGACCGCGGTCGGCGGCGGGCAGGCGGCCGTGGTGGTGGCCGCGTACCTGGTCGGGTTCGCGGCGGTCGGCGCGGTGCTGCTGCGCCGGCGGGACATCGGCTGA
- a CDS encoding ABC transporter ATP-binding protein has product MNLPVQTEGLTKRYGGLTAVQDLQLTVRAGEVYGFLGPNGAGKTTTLRMLLGLVRPTAGTVRLLGRPPAAGRLTGVGALIEGPAFYPYLSGRDNLRVLARYAGVGADRVALVLDLVDLTDRAGDRYAGYSLGMKQRLGVAAALLKDPRLLILDEPTNGLDPAGMADMRTLIRRLGAAGCTVLVSSHLLGEVEQVCDRVGVIARGRLVAEGSVAELRGAAGLRLLADPLDDAAERARELVGAERVRVVDGGLELAVAPEQAAWLNAELVGAGLAVRELRPRERDLEQVFFDLVEKGTADVA; this is encoded by the coding sequence ATGAACCTGCCAGTGCAGACCGAAGGGCTCACCAAACGGTACGGCGGCCTGACCGCCGTGCAGGACCTCCAGCTCACCGTCCGGGCCGGCGAGGTGTACGGCTTCCTCGGCCCCAACGGCGCCGGCAAGACCACCACCCTGCGCATGCTGCTCGGGCTGGTCCGGCCCACCGCCGGCACGGTCCGGCTGCTCGGCCGGCCGCCCGCCGCCGGCCGGCTCACCGGTGTCGGGGCGCTCATCGAGGGGCCGGCCTTCTACCCGTACCTCTCCGGCCGGGACAACCTGCGGGTGCTGGCCCGCTACGCCGGGGTCGGCGCCGACCGGGTCGCGCTCGTGCTCGACCTGGTCGACCTCACCGACCGGGCCGGCGACCGCTACGCCGGCTACTCGTTGGGCATGAAGCAGCGGCTCGGGGTGGCCGCCGCCCTGCTCAAGGACCCCCGCCTGCTGATCCTCGACGAGCCGACCAACGGCCTCGACCCGGCCGGCATGGCGGACATGCGCACCCTCATCCGCCGGCTCGGCGCGGCCGGCTGCACGGTGCTGGTCTCCAGCCACCTGCTCGGCGAGGTCGAGCAGGTCTGCGACCGGGTCGGGGTGATCGCCCGGGGCCGGCTGGTGGCCGAGGGCAGCGTCGCCGAGCTGCGCGGGGCGGCCGGGCTTCGGCTGCTCGCCGACCCGCTGGACGACGCGGCCGAACGGGCGCGGGAACTGGTCGGCGCCGAGCGGGTCCGGGTGGTCGACGGCGGGCTGGAGCTGGCCGTCGCGCCGGAGCAGGCCGCCTGGCTCAACGCCGAGCTGGTCGGGGCCGGGCTCGCCGTGCGCGAGCTGCGCCCCCGGGAACGGGACCTGGAACAGGTCTTCTTCGACCTCGTGGAGAAGGGAACGGCAGATGTCGCGTAG
- a CDS encoding [protein-PII] uridylyltransferase — protein sequence MTSLIKENASGNPGDGDANFLINEVVGVPGGIGADARRARAEALDAWLESAFPQRAGIALVAVGGLGRRQCAPYGDVDLVLLHAGVPGIDEIAASLWYPIWDAGLRLDHSVRTVPEALSVAQDDVKVALGLLDARHVAGDPALADQLVRTAADHWRRTAVRQLPRLREITTARWQTHGELAFLLEGDLKEAAGGLRDVGILRAIATAGVTDALRPAVHAAHRRLLDTRDALHQQVGRRVDRLVAQERDGVAALLGLRVADAGGVIGDGDALLRRVAGDARTVSHALDDAWRAADRLRAGRHRTAGGRPLRRPVARDVVEQDGELVLARAAIGARPDPSLSLRVAAAAATTRLPIARATCEWLAAYCPPLPAPWPPAARAALITLLGAGPGLVPAWETCDRYGLIDGWLPEWTRLRSLPQHNPVHRFTLDRHLVQAAYEASRHTRDVDRPDLLLLGAFLHDIGKGLPGDHSTVGAPLAEAVAARIGLPDDEVALIGRLVRLHLLLPDVATRRDLSDPKTVAGVAERVGDTTNLDLLHGLVRADAAATGPAAWSDWKGRLIAELVARVRTALDTGVVPAPPAPDPALVAGPLPVVHLGEDRVSVAAADRRGLLATVAGCLALHRLEVISADAATVDGRALVQCRVQPRYGLAPDPIALRADLRRAVGGDVSVTQRLRGRALAARGQGAAPRVVWHREAATDAVLLELRAADAAGLLYRVSCALDEAGAQVRAARISTLGGDVVDAFYLVGGWPSDADRARIEAAVLAAV from the coding sequence ATGACCTCGTTGATCAAGGAGAATGCGTCAGGAAACCCCGGTGACGGTGACGCGAACTTCTTGATCAACGAGGTCGTCGGCGTGCCGGGCGGGATCGGTGCCGACGCCCGGCGGGCGCGGGCAGAGGCGCTGGACGCGTGGCTGGAGTCCGCCTTTCCGCAGCGGGCGGGGATCGCTCTGGTCGCCGTCGGCGGGCTGGGGCGGCGGCAGTGTGCGCCCTACGGCGACGTCGACCTGGTGCTGCTGCACGCGGGGGTGCCCGGCATCGACGAAATTGCCGCCTCGCTCTGGTATCCGATCTGGGACGCCGGGCTGCGGCTGGACCACTCCGTGCGGACCGTCCCCGAGGCGCTCTCGGTGGCCCAGGACGACGTCAAGGTCGCCCTCGGCCTGCTCGACGCCCGCCACGTGGCCGGCGACCCGGCCCTGGCCGACCAGCTCGTCCGCACCGCTGCCGACCACTGGCGGCGTACCGCCGTGCGGCAGCTCCCGCGCCTGCGGGAGATCACCACCGCCCGCTGGCAGACCCACGGTGAACTGGCCTTCCTCCTCGAAGGCGACCTCAAGGAGGCCGCCGGCGGGCTGCGCGACGTCGGCATCCTCCGGGCCATCGCCACCGCGGGGGTGACCGACGCGCTGCGCCCCGCCGTGCACGCCGCCCACCGGCGGCTCCTCGACACCCGCGACGCCCTGCACCAGCAGGTCGGCCGCCGGGTCGACCGGCTCGTCGCCCAGGAACGCGACGGCGTCGCCGCCCTGCTCGGGCTGCGCGTCGCCGACGCCGGGGGCGTCATCGGTGACGGGGACGCGCTGCTGCGCCGGGTGGCCGGGGACGCCCGGACCGTCAGCCACGCCCTCGACGACGCCTGGCGGGCCGCCGACCGGCTCCGCGCCGGCCGGCACCGGACCGCCGGCGGCCGGCCGCTGCGCCGCCCGGTGGCGCGGGACGTGGTCGAGCAGGACGGCGAGCTGGTGCTCGCCCGCGCCGCCATCGGCGCCCGCCCCGACCCGAGCCTCTCGCTGCGGGTCGCCGCCGCGGCGGCCACCACCCGGCTGCCCATCGCCCGGGCCACCTGCGAGTGGCTTGCCGCGTACTGTCCGCCGCTGCCCGCGCCCTGGCCGCCGGCCGCCCGGGCCGCCCTCATCACCCTGCTCGGCGCCGGTCCCGGCCTGGTGCCCGCCTGGGAGACCTGCGACCGGTACGGCCTGATCGACGGCTGGCTGCCCGAGTGGACCCGGCTGCGCAGCCTGCCGCAGCACAACCCCGTCCACCGGTTCACCCTCGACCGGCACCTCGTGCAGGCCGCGTACGAGGCGAGCCGGCACACCCGCGACGTGGACCGCCCCGACCTGCTGCTGCTCGGCGCGTTCCTGCACGACATCGGCAAGGGGCTCCCCGGCGACCACAGCACCGTTGGCGCACCGCTGGCCGAGGCGGTGGCCGCCCGGATCGGCCTGCCCGACGACGAGGTGGCGCTCATCGGCAGGCTGGTGCGGCTGCACCTGCTGCTGCCCGACGTGGCCACCCGGCGGGACCTCTCCGACCCGAAGACCGTCGCCGGGGTCGCCGAGCGGGTCGGCGACACCACCAACCTGGACCTGCTGCACGGCCTGGTCCGGGCCGACGCCGCGGCCACCGGGCCGGCCGCCTGGTCGGACTGGAAGGGGCGGCTGATCGCCGAACTCGTCGCGCGGGTGCGCACCGCCCTGGACACCGGCGTGGTGCCCGCCCCGCCGGCCCCCGACCCGGCGCTGGTCGCCGGGCCGCTGCCCGTCGTACACCTGGGGGAGGACCGGGTGTCGGTGGCCGCGGCCGACCGGCGGGGGCTGCTCGCCACGGTGGCCGGCTGCCTGGCACTGCACCGGCTGGAGGTGATCTCCGCGGACGCCGCCACTGTCGACGGCCGGGCCCTGGTGCAGTGCCGGGTGCAGCCGCGCTACGGGCTGGCCCCCGACCCCATCGCGCTCCGCGCCGACCTGCGCCGCGCGGTCGGTGGCGACGTCTCGGTCACCCAGCGGCTGCGCGGCCGGGCCCTGGCCGCGCGCGGTCAGGGCGCCGCGCCCCGAGTGGTCTGGCACCGCGAGGCGGCCACCGACGCGGTGCTGCTGGAACTGCGGGCCGCCGACGCGGCCGGGCTGCTCTACCGGGTCTCCTGCGCCCTCGACGAGGCCGGCGCCCAGGTGCGGGCCGCCCGGATCTCCACCCTCGGCGGCGACGTGGTCGACGCGTTCTACCTGGTGGGCGGCTGGCCGTCCGACGCCGACCGGGCCCGGATCGAGGCCGCCGTGCTCGCCGCCGTGTAA
- a CDS encoding P-II family nitrogen regulator, translating into MKLVTAVIKPYQLDAVKEALHALGVAGLTVSEVQGYGRQKGHTEVYRGAEYTVEFLPKIRVEVLTDEMDVDKIVDAIVGAARTGKIGDGKVWVTGVEEVVRVRTGERGLDAL; encoded by the coding sequence ATGAAGCTGGTGACCGCGGTCATCAAGCCGTACCAGCTGGACGCGGTGAAGGAGGCCCTGCACGCCCTCGGCGTGGCCGGCCTGACCGTCAGCGAGGTCCAGGGCTACGGCCGGCAGAAGGGGCACACCGAGGTCTACCGGGGTGCCGAGTACACGGTCGAGTTCCTGCCCAAGATCCGGGTCGAGGTGCTCACCGACGAGATGGACGTCGACAAGATCGTCGACGCCATCGTGGGCGCCGCCCGGACCGGCAAGATCGGCGACGGGAAGGTCTGGGTGACAGGTGTCGAGGAGGTCGTCCGGGTCCGCACCGGCGAGCGCGGCCTCGACGCCCTCTGA
- a CDS encoding ammonium transporter — protein sequence MEINTGNTAWLLLSSALVLLMTPGLALFYGGLNRSKGVLNMMMMSFSSIGLISVLWVIYGFTLAFGTNGNAGLNNVIGSFSQYLGTETKFIGEEWLFLGAGTGIPTYVFMVFQMMFAIITVALISGAVSDRLKFSGWLLFAFAWFTLVYIPVAHWVWGGGFIGAKIKALDFAGGTAVHINAGAAALGLVLVLGKRIGWPKESFKPHSVPLVALGAGLLWFGWFGFNAGSELTVDGTTAVAFVNTQVATAAAVLGWIVVEWLRNGRPTLVGASSGAIAGLVAITPACGFIAPLPAVLVGLVAGAVCALAVSLKYRFGFDDSLDVVGVHFVGGWIGSLSIGFFATLQVNSAIEGLGGGEGLFYGGGLTQLGRQALGSGIVTVYSFAVAAVIALAVKALIGLRTDPEAEVDGIDVAEHAESAYDLSPSTGGSGGGAFAMAGIGAARPAPEPTDPAEEPAEPVSEKVAG from the coding sequence GTGGAGATCAACACCGGCAACACCGCCTGGTTGCTCCTGTCGTCTGCGCTCGTGCTGCTCATGACGCCGGGTCTCGCCCTGTTCTACGGTGGCCTGAACCGGTCCAAGGGCGTACTCAACATGATGATGATGAGCTTCAGCTCCATCGGGCTCATCTCCGTACTCTGGGTCATCTACGGCTTCACCCTGGCGTTCGGCACCAACGGCAATGCCGGGCTCAACAACGTGATCGGCAGCTTCTCCCAGTACCTTGGCACGGAGACGAAGTTCATCGGCGAGGAGTGGCTCTTCCTCGGCGCGGGCACCGGCATCCCGACATACGTGTTCATGGTCTTCCAGATGATGTTCGCCATCATCACCGTGGCCCTGATCAGCGGCGCGGTTTCCGACCGGTTGAAGTTCTCCGGCTGGCTGCTCTTCGCCTTCGCCTGGTTCACCCTGGTCTACATCCCGGTCGCCCACTGGGTCTGGGGAGGCGGCTTCATCGGCGCCAAGATCAAGGCGTTGGACTTCGCCGGCGGCACCGCGGTACACATCAACGCCGGTGCCGCGGCCCTCGGTCTCGTGCTGGTCCTCGGCAAGCGGATCGGCTGGCCCAAGGAGAGCTTCAAGCCGCACAGCGTGCCGCTGGTGGCGCTCGGCGCCGGTCTGCTCTGGTTCGGCTGGTTCGGCTTCAACGCCGGCTCCGAGCTGACCGTCGACGGCACCACCGCCGTGGCTTTCGTCAACACCCAGGTCGCCACGGCCGCCGCCGTGCTCGGCTGGATCGTCGTGGAGTGGCTGCGCAACGGCAGGCCGACCCTGGTCGGCGCCTCCTCCGGCGCGATCGCCGGGCTGGTCGCCATCACCCCGGCCTGTGGCTTCATCGCTCCGCTTCCGGCGGTGCTGGTCGGCCTGGTCGCCGGCGCGGTCTGCGCCCTGGCGGTGAGCCTGAAGTACCGGTTCGGCTTCGACGACTCGCTCGACGTGGTCGGCGTCCACTTCGTCGGTGGCTGGATCGGCTCGCTCTCCATCGGCTTCTTCGCCACCCTCCAGGTGAACTCCGCCATCGAGGGCCTGGGCGGCGGCGAGGGCCTGTTCTACGGCGGCGGCCTCACCCAGCTCGGCCGCCAGGCGTTGGGCAGCGGCATCGTCACGGTCTACTCGTTCGCCGTGGCCGCGGTGATCGCCCTCGCCGTCAAGGCCCTGATCGGGCTCCGCACCGACCCCGAGGCCGAGGTCGACGGCATCGACGTGGCCGAGCACGCGGAGAGCGCGTACGACCTGTCGCCCAGCACGGGCGGCAGCGGCGGTGGCGCGTTCGCGATGGCCGGGATCGGCGCCGCCAGGCCCGCCCCGGAACCCACCGACCCGGCGGAGGAGCCCGCCGAGCCGGTCAGCGAGAAGGTCGCCGGTTAA
- a CDS encoding aminoglycoside phosphotransferase family protein, which yields MSRSPGTRSLDVTTDDRAYAGWRDPSHPSPRLGRPYVTSQEIPLHGGNVSTVVRVGDTVRRNAGPWTPSVHALLRHLEYVGFTGAPRALGMDERNREVLSYLEGECGEYPLAPHWVTDEALVTVATMLRMFHDAQYGFTPPPGAVWRSFGPPPPDTEVICHHDAAPHNVIWRPDGTLGLIDFDLASPGARIYDVAYAAWTWVPIFSDRDSITLGWKHPDRPRRLRLFADAYGLIPRDRHRLIRTIRKRIVDHVEGIRRMAAAGEPAFVRIVHKGHLRRPMRDLRLLDYERHALEYALR from the coding sequence CTGAGCCGCTCGCCCGGGACGCGTAGCCTCGACGTGACGACTGACGATCGCGCCTACGCGGGGTGGCGCGACCCCAGCCACCCGTCGCCACGCCTCGGGAGACCGTACGTGACTTCGCAGGAGATCCCGCTGCACGGCGGGAACGTGAGCACCGTCGTCCGGGTGGGCGACACGGTCCGGCGCAACGCGGGCCCGTGGACCCCCTCGGTGCACGCGCTGCTGCGCCACCTGGAGTACGTCGGCTTCACCGGCGCGCCCCGCGCCCTGGGCATGGACGAGCGCAACCGCGAGGTCCTGTCGTACCTGGAGGGGGAGTGCGGGGAGTACCCCCTCGCCCCGCACTGGGTCACCGACGAGGCCCTGGTCACCGTGGCGACCATGCTGCGGATGTTCCACGACGCCCAGTACGGCTTCACCCCGCCGCCCGGGGCGGTCTGGCGCTCGTTCGGCCCGCCCCCGCCGGACACCGAGGTGATCTGCCACCACGACGCCGCCCCGCACAACGTGATCTGGCGGCCCGACGGCACCCTCGGGCTGATCGACTTCGACCTGGCCTCGCCCGGCGCCCGGATCTACGACGTGGCGTACGCGGCCTGGACCTGGGTGCCGATCTTCTCCGACCGGGACTCGATCACCCTCGGCTGGAAGCACCCGGACCGGCCGCGCCGGCTGCGCCTCTTCGCCGACGCGTACGGGCTGATCCCGCGGGACCGGCACCGGCTCATCCGGACCATCCGCAAGCGGATCGTCGACCACGTGGAGGGCATCCGGCGGATGGCCGCCGCCGGCGAGCCCGCGTTCGTCCGGATCGTGCACAAGGGCCACCTGCGCCGGCCCATGCGCGACCTGCGGCTGCTCGACTACGAGCGGCACGCCCTGGAGTACGCCCTGCGCTGA